A DNA window from Daucus carota subsp. sativus chromosome 3, DH1 v3.0, whole genome shotgun sequence contains the following coding sequences:
- the LOC108210761 gene encoding uncharacterized protein LOC108210761, translating into MDRNTTTPVRKPHTSTADLLTWSEVPPVAASPATAPRSTSHQPSDGISKVVFGGQVTDEEVESLMKRKPCSGYKLKEITGNNIFAADAENDTAEPDSADPNNKTGLRMYQQAVAGISHISFGEDGTVSPKKPASLPEVAKQRELSGTLDSEAEAKLKKQLSEAKCKELSGHNIFAPPPEIQPRPLAARALALRESITIGELAPNQPNGGPSSDNNSEHVVKTSKKIPDKKFAELSGNDIFKGDTPPASDKPLSSAKLREMSGSNIFADGKVESRVCLGARKPPGGDSSIALV; encoded by the exons ATGGACAGAAACACTACTACTCCGGTTAGAAAGCCACACACTTCCACCGCAGATCTGCTCACCTGGTCGGAGGTTCCTCCCGTCGCCGCTTCTCCCGCCACCGCTCCTCGCTCCACTTCTCatcag CCGTCGGATGGGATAAGCAAGGTAGTGTTCGGAGGACAAGTGACTGATGAAGAAGTTGAGAGCTTGATGAAAAG GAAGCCATGTTCTGGTTATAAATTGAAGGAGATTACAGGCAACAACATCTTTGCAGCTGATGCAGAGAATGATACAGCAGAACCAGATAGTGCTGACCCAAATAACAAAACTGGATTACGCATGTACCAG CAAGCAGTTGCTGGAATCAGCCACATTTCATTTGGTGAAGATGGAACTGTTTCTCCTAAGAAGCCTGCTTCTCTTCCTGAGGTGGCAAAGCAACGAGAGCTGAGTGGGACATTAGACAGTGAAGCTGAGGCAAAGCTGAAGAAGCAGCTTTCTGAAGCCAAGTGCAAGGAGCTTAGCGGCCATAACATCTTTGCACCTCCTCCAGAAATTCAACCTCGCCCTTTGGCTGCTCGTGCATTGGCATTGAGGGAAAGCATCACCATTGGTGAACTTGCACCCAACCAA CCAAATGGAGGTCCCAGCAGTGATAATAATTCAGAACATGTTGTAAAGACCTCCAAGAAGATTCCTGACAAGAAATTTGCGGAGCTGTCTGGAAATGACATTTTCAAAGGGGATACTCCTCCAGCATCTGACAAACCACTAAGTTCAGCTAAGTTGCGAGAAATGAGTGGTAGCAACATCTTCGCAGATGGAAAAGTAGAGTCTCGGGTCTGCCTAGGTGCCCGCAAACCCCCAGGTGGTGATAGCAGCATCGCATTGGTGTAA
- the LOC108213479 gene encoding pumilio homology domain family member 4 — protein sequence MFKLIDKKEKMTVGNVEGGEQNFGMFLNESYHVLDQNFHQNGFNGCFPGGFFVSGSSPSSSSSETEAPFGIQSPIGNIPNGLVLDDDSGLSDNLAKMHIGGSKILGFRPDGFGLSNQHFYKNGDFNVGGSAYSVDQSVPSEGCFQSFVGGCSQGSYEQNKGALVEFPQGYSMGSQGHGHGARGYGLELRNEQGRGFFNGGICLQDTSLNRPRFNDPLCDVDGMRFLRPQDVCGFEDGRVVFGAENPTCVRRQEVGGVPSFTSNPVVLSMPNAGGIGICNGGIQLQNPCFNKPHYNDPLYYLQGGSFLKSQGPYGVENPQLVFSENPMYVNGRTTRGVPGCNVDPMILSMQNAGGIGGFGYENSLVLEGNGMKYVADKHCDYLRGLKKSSSNGNSFENQQESRKELRNQNHSEEVHDKDSRLFSNPMPIVPSYGSLSELRGGIYHMAKDQLGCRFLQKQIEEGSPQDVQLIFNEIIDHVVELMINPFGNYLIQKLIDVCSEDQKMQIVHMVTDDPRVLVRICSDRHGTCSMQKLIKNLKTKQQITALTLALEPGFLDLIKDVNGNHVLQCCLKCLGHNYNKFLFVAATKYCVEIATHRHGCCVLNQCIAHSTGKHREKLIAEVCLNALMLAQDSFGNYVVQYVVELKIPAAAATMLSQLEGHFVYLSMQKFSSHVVEKCLKFSEESRPKIIAEFLSVPYFNQLLQDPFANYVVQSALEFSKGPLRAALVEAVGAHSLLRTSPYCKKIFSRNLLKK from the exons atgttTAAGCTTATAGATAAGAAAGAAAAGATGACTGTGGGTAATGTGGAGGGTGGTGAGCAAAATTTTGGgatgtttttgaatgaaagttaTCATGTTCTTGATCAAAACTTTCATCAGAATGGTTTTAATGGTTGTTTTCCTGGTGGGTTTTTTGTTTCTGGATCGTcgccatcatcatcatcatctgagACTGAGGCTCCATTTGGGATTCAAAGCCCTATAGGCAATATCCCAAATGGGCTTGTTTTGGATGATGATTCTGGCTTGTCTGATAATCTTGCAAAAATGCATATTGGTGGTAGCAAGATTTTGGGGTTTAGGCCAGATGGTTTTGGGTTGAGTAATCagcatttttataaaaatggtGATTTCAATGTTGGTGGTAGTGCTTATAGTGTTGATCAGTCTGTCCCAAGTGAAGGGTGTTTTCAGTCTTTTGTTGGTGGGTGTTCTCAGGGTTCTTATGAGCAGAACAAGGGTGCATTGGTTGAGTTTCCGCAAGGATATAGCATGGGGAGTCAGGGTCATGGCCATGGGGCAAGGGGTTATGGTTTGGAGCTAAGAAATGAGCAAGGTAGAGGGTTTTTTAATGGGGGGATTTGTTTGCAGGACACTTCTTTGAACAGGCCTCGTTTTAATGATCCTTTGTGTGATGTGGATGGGATGAGATTCTTGAGGCCACAAGATGTTTGTGGTTTTGAGGATGGTAGAGTGGTTTTTGGTGCTGAAAATCCAACATGTGTTAGGAGGCAAGAGGTTGGAGGTGTTCCGAGCTTTACAAGCAATCCTGTGGTGTTGTCAATGCCTAATGCAGGTGGTATAGGTATTTGTAATGGGGGGATTCAGTTGCAAAACCCGTGTTTCAATAAACCTCACTATAATGATCCTCTGTATTATTTACAAGGAGGAAGTTTCTTGAAGTCACAGGGTCCTTATGGGGTTGAAAATCCTCAGTTGGTTTTTAGTGAAAATCCAATGTATGTGAATGGAAGAACTACTAGAGGTGTGCCCGGCTGTAATGTTGATCCAATGATCTTGTCGATGCAGAATGCAGGTGGTATAGGGGGTTTTGGTTATGAGAACAGCTTAGTTTTAGAAGGAAATGGAATGAAATATGTTGCTGACAAGCACTGTGATTACTTGAGGGGTCTGAAGAAGAGTTCCTCCAATGGGAACTCATTTGAGAACCAGCAAGAAAGCAGAAAGGAGTTACGTAATCAAAACCATTCTGAAGAAGTTCATGACAAGGATTCGAGGCTGTTTTCTAACCCAATGCCTATAGTACCATCATATGGCTCACTTTCAGAACTTAGAGGGGGTATATACCACATGGCCAAGGATCAGTTAGGTTGCCGCTTTTTACAAAAACAAATAGAAGAGGGCAGTCCTCAAGACGTGCAGTTgatatttaatgaaataattGATCATGTTGTTGAACTTATGATAAATCCGTTTGGTAATTACCTCATTCAGAAATTGATAGATGTCTGCAGTGAAGATCAGAAAATGCAAATTGTTCACATGGTAACTGATGATCCTCGAGTGCTTGTTAGAATTTGTTCGGACAGACATGG TACATGCTCGATGCAGAAACTGATAAAGAATCTCAAAACAAAGCAGCAAATTACGGCACTTACACTGGCACTTGAACCAGGTTTCCTTGATCTTATAAAAGATGTCAACGGAAATCATGTGCTGCAGTGTTGCTTGAAGTGCCTTGGGCACAACTACAATAAG TTCCTTTTTGTTGCTGCTACTAAGTATTGTGTTGAGATTGCAACCCACCGCCATGGATGCTGTGTTTTGAATCAGTGCATTGCTCACTCAACTGGGAAGCATAGAGAAAAGCTAATTGCAGAAGTTTGTTTAAATGCACTTATGCTTGCTCAAGATTCCTTCGG AAATTATGTCGTTCAGTATGTGGTAGAGCTTAAGATCCCAGCAGCTGCTGCGACTATGCTTTCACAGTTAGAAGGGCATTTTGTGTACCTCTCAATGCAGAAGTTCAGCAGCCATGTAGTTGAAAAATGTCTAAAATTTTCTGAAGAGAGCCGTCCAAAGATCATAGCTGAATTTCTGTCTGTACCTTACTTTAACCAGTTGCTTCAAGATCCATTCGCCAATTATGTTGTTCAATCTGCATTAGAATTTTCCAAG GGCCCTCTTCGTGCTGCACTAGTCGAAGCTGTTGGAGCACATTCCCTCCTTCGCACCAGTCCATATTGCAAGAAGATATTTTCCCGCAACCTCCTGAAGAAGTGA